The following coding sequences are from one Nicotiana tabacum cultivar K326 chromosome 1, ASM71507v2, whole genome shotgun sequence window:
- the LOC142164166 gene encoding uncharacterized protein LOC142164166 gives MDSDPPNLENTKVPLKPPDNLTPSNPSRDQTNIGNPIDPIPTTFKDKLIGYGEQIDLFIDHLSSLTLPMEIQEHESTPLSKEDYENLALSITIILEDKQRIYHPWKYSLIIKLHGKRILHQILKQKIQELWKIKENFPLIGLGNDYYIVKLQNEGSMNHILQDGPWFIYGFILSIQHWQPNFVAKNARQSHTAVWVRLPQLPTEFYDSQILQKVGKAIGKPLKVDACTSSSLRGRYGRLCIKVSMDELVKKVIYIRSHKQQIQYEVDNYLCKSCGHLGYKTTDC, from the coding sequence ATGGATTCAGATCCTCCCAACCTAGAAAACACAAAAGTTCCTCTGAAACCACCGGATAATTTAACGCCTAGTAATCCATCTAGGGATCAAACCAACATAGGAAACCCAATCGATCCCATTCCAACCACTTTTAAAGATAAACTAATTGGATATGGGGAGCAAATTGATCTCTTCATAGACCATCTATCTTCCCTCACCCTACcaatggaaattcaagaacatgaGTCTACTCCACTTTCCAAAGAAGACTATGAAAACCTAGCCCTCTCCATTACCATCATACTGGAGGACAAACAAAGAATCTATCACCCCTGGAAATACTCTCTAATAATTAAACTACACGGAAAAAGGATCCTTCATcaaattttgaaacaaaaaatTCAAGAACTATGGAAAATTAAAGAGAATTTTCCCCTCATCGGCTTGGGCAATGACTACTACATTGTTAAACTTCAAAATGAAGGCAGTATGAACCATATCCTCCAAGACGGGCCATGGTTTATCTATGGCTTCATTTTATCTATCCAACACTGGCAACCAAACTTCGTAGCCAAGAATGCCAGACAAAGCCACACGGCTGTTTGGGTCAGGCTACCCCAATTACCCACAGAATTCTATGATAGCCAAATTTTACAAAAAGTAGGGAAAGCCATTGGAAAACCCCTAAAGGTAGACGCTTGTACATCCTCATCACTAAGAGGAAGGTATGGTAGACTATGCATAAAAGTGTCTATGGACGAACTAGTTAaaaaagttatctatatcagaaGTCATAAGCAGCAAATCCAATATGAAGTGGACAATTATCTTTGCAAGTCTTGTGGTCACTTGGGCTATAAAACCACAGATTGTTAG